A window of the Comamonas sp. Y33R10-2 genome harbors these coding sequences:
- the rpoA gene encoding DNA-directed RNA polymerase subunit alpha, which produces MQTNLLKPKTINVEQLGHNRAKVVLEPFERGYGHTLGNALRRVLLSSMVGYAATEVTIAGVLHEYSSIDGVQEDVTNILLNLKGVVFKLHNRDEVTLSLRKDGEGVVTARDIQTPHDVEIVNPDHVIAHLSQGGKLDMQIKVEKGRGYVPGNVRRYGDESTKSIGRIVLDASFSPVKRVSYAVESARVEQRTDLDKLVLEIETNGAITAEDAVRASAKILVEQLAVFAQLDGGDIASVFDAPAGGRGVTATFDPILLRPVDELELTVRSANCLKAENIYYIGDLIQRTENELLKTPNLGRKSLNEIKEVLASRGLTLGMKLENWPPAGLEKR; this is translated from the coding sequence ATGCAAACGAATTTGCTGAAGCCCAAGACAATTAATGTCGAACAACTTGGCCACAACCGTGCCAAGGTGGTTCTGGAGCCGTTTGAGCGTGGCTACGGTCATACGCTGGGCAACGCCCTGCGCCGTGTTTTGCTCTCCTCCATGGTGGGTTACGCAGCGACTGAAGTGACGATTGCTGGAGTGCTGCATGAGTACTCCTCTATCGACGGCGTTCAAGAAGATGTGACCAACATCCTGCTGAATCTCAAGGGTGTAGTTTTCAAGCTGCACAACCGTGACGAAGTCACCTTGAGCCTGCGCAAGGATGGTGAAGGTGTTGTTACTGCCCGTGACATCCAAACACCTCACGACGTAGAAATCGTCAACCCTGATCATGTGATCGCTCACCTGTCGCAAGGCGGTAAGCTGGACATGCAGATCAAGGTTGAAAAGGGCCGTGGCTATGTCCCCGGCAACGTGCGCCGTTATGGTGACGAATCGACCAAGTCGATCGGCCGTATCGTGCTCGACGCTTCGTTCTCGCCCGTTAAGCGCGTGAGCTACGCAGTCGAATCTGCACGTGTGGAACAGCGTACCGATTTGGATAAGCTGGTTCTGGAAATCGAAACCAACGGTGCTATTACCGCTGAAGATGCAGTGCGCGCATCCGCCAAGATCTTGGTGGAACAACTGGCTGTGTTTGCGCAGCTGGACGGTGGCGATATCGCCAGCGTGTTTGACGCTCCTGCTGGTGGTCGTGGCGTTACTGCTACTTTCGATCCAATCCTGCTGCGTCCCGTGGATGAGCTCGAGCTGACCGTTCGTTCTGCTAACTGCCTGAAGGCAGAGAACATCTACTATATCGGCGACCTGATTCAGCGTACCGAAAACGAGCTGCTGAAGACTCCTAACCTGGGTCGTAAGTCGCTCAACGAGATCAAGGAAGTTTTGGCTTCCCGTGGTCTGACTTTGGGCATGAAGCTTGAAAACTGGCCACCAGCTGGCCTGGAAAAGCGTTAA
- a CDS encoding NAD(P)-dependent oxidoreductase has translation MTASITSRSYNPSTATKVAFLGLGVMGYPMAGHLAMAGHQVTVYNRTASKAQAWVEEFPSGHQAPTPREAVKGARMVFCCVGNDDDLRSIVLGDDGAFAGMESGAIFVDHTTASAQVARELYAEAQKRGLHFIDAPVSGGQAGAVNGQLTVMCGGDQPVFDQVAPVADVFSRAFTYMGQSGNGQLTKMVNQICIAGLVQGLSEAVAFGLRADLDMGKVLDVIGKGAAQSWQLDNRGKTMAVGKFDFGFAVDWMRKDLGLVLEEAQRNGARLPVTALIDQFYADVQAMGGNRWDTSSLIQRLR, from the coding sequence ATGACTGCTTCCATCACCTCCCGCAGCTACAACCCCTCAACAGCCACCAAAGTGGCATTTTTGGGCTTGGGCGTCATGGGCTACCCCATGGCAGGGCATTTGGCCATGGCCGGCCATCAAGTCACGGTCTACAACCGCACGGCAAGCAAGGCGCAGGCATGGGTGGAAGAATTTCCCAGCGGCCATCAAGCTCCTACTCCCCGTGAAGCTGTCAAAGGCGCGCGCATGGTGTTTTGCTGCGTGGGCAATGACGATGACTTGCGCTCCATCGTGCTCGGCGATGATGGCGCTTTTGCTGGAATGGAAAGCGGCGCGATTTTTGTCGATCACACCACCGCCTCAGCCCAAGTGGCCCGCGAGCTGTATGCCGAAGCGCAAAAGCGCGGTCTGCACTTTATCGATGCACCGGTCTCTGGCGGGCAAGCAGGCGCCGTCAACGGGCAACTCACCGTCATGTGCGGTGGTGATCAGCCGGTATTTGATCAGGTCGCTCCCGTGGCCGATGTTTTCTCGCGCGCCTTCACCTATATGGGTCAATCGGGCAACGGCCAACTGACCAAGATGGTCAACCAGATTTGCATTGCAGGCTTGGTGCAAGGTCTGTCTGAGGCTGTCGCCTTTGGCCTGCGCGCTGATCTGGATATGGGCAAGGTGCTGGATGTCATCGGCAAGGGTGCAGCCCAAAGCTGGCAACTGGACAACCGCGGCAAAACAATGGCTGTAGGTAAATTCGACTTTGGCTTTGCCGTGGACTGGATGCGCAAGGACTTGGGCTTGGTGCTTGAAGAAGCGCAGCGCAACGGCGCACGCCTTCCGGTCACTGCGCTCATCGATCAGTTTTATGCCGATGTACAGGCCATGGGCGGCAATCGCTGGGACACATCAAGTCTGATTCAACGCCTGCGCTAA
- a CDS encoding type IV pilus twitching motility protein PilT: protein MDITQLLAFSVKNKASDLHLSAGLPPMIRVHGDVRRINIDALDHKTVHAMVYDIMSDAQRKQYEEFLEVDFSFEIEGLARFRVNAFNQNRGAAAVFRTIPSKILTLEQLNAPKIFGDLALKPRGLVLVTGPTGSGKSTTLAAMVNFLNETEYGHILTVEDPIEFVHESKKCLINQREVGPMTLSFAAALKSALREDPDAILVGEMRDLETIRLAMTAAETGHLVFGTLHTSSAAKTIDRIIDVFPAEEKEMVRAMLSESLQAVISQTLCKTKDGQGRVAAHEIMLATPAIRNLIREAKVAQMYSTIQTSQSVGMQTLDQNLTDLVRRNLISPAEARGKAKIPENFPG, encoded by the coding sequence GTGGATATCACGCAATTGCTGGCATTTAGTGTCAAAAACAAGGCTTCCGACTTGCATTTGTCGGCAGGCTTGCCGCCCATGATTCGCGTCCACGGGGATGTGCGCCGCATCAACATCGACGCGCTAGACCACAAGACGGTGCATGCCATGGTCTACGACATCATGAGTGATGCGCAGCGCAAGCAGTACGAAGAGTTTCTGGAAGTGGACTTTTCGTTTGAAATTGAAGGTTTGGCCCGTTTTCGTGTCAACGCCTTCAACCAAAACCGCGGCGCGGCAGCCGTGTTTCGAACCATTCCCAGCAAAATTCTGACGCTAGAGCAGCTCAACGCGCCCAAGATTTTTGGCGACTTGGCTTTGAAGCCACGCGGCTTGGTGTTGGTAACCGGCCCTACCGGCTCGGGCAAGTCCACCACGCTAGCGGCCATGGTCAACTTTCTGAATGAAACCGAATACGGCCACATTCTGACCGTGGAAGACCCCATCGAATTCGTACACGAATCCAAGAAGTGCCTGATCAACCAGCGTGAAGTGGGGCCGATGACGCTGTCGTTTGCCGCTGCGCTGAAATCTGCGTTGCGTGAAGATCCGGACGCCATTTTGGTCGGTGAAATGCGCGACTTGGAAACCATTCGCCTAGCCATGACGGCGGCCGAAACCGGCCACCTGGTGTTTGGCACGCTGCACACCTCGTCAGCGGCAAAAACCATCGACCGTATCATCGACGTATTCCCGGCCGAAGAAAAAGAAATGGTTCGCGCCATGCTGTCCGAATCGCTGCAGGCAGTGATTTCGCAGACGCTGTGCAAGACCAAGGATGGCCAAGGCCGAGTCGCTGCGCACGAGATCATGCTGGCTACGCCCGCCATCCGTAACTTGATTCGCGAAGCCAAGGTGGCGCAGATGTACTCCACCATCCAGACCAGCCAGAGCGTAGGCATGCAAACGCTGGATCAGAACCTGACCGACTTGGTGCGCCGCAACCTGATTAGCCCAGCCGAAGCACGCGGCAAGGCCAAGATTCCGGAAAACTTTCCTGGATAA
- the rsmI gene encoding 16S rRNA (cytidine(1402)-2'-O)-methyltransferase, translated as MTTSFASALTAAHEAAASQHYPQAALYVVATPIGNLADISLRSLHVLQMVDCIACEDTRHTQGMLRSYGIDRHGSQLLAVHQHNEAEAAQQVISRLQQGQRVAYVSDAGTPGVSDPGARLCAALQIVGLRSIPLPGASSVTSAISVAGAVTPTHGESGFVFAGFLPTKNAERLTAVRKLIDEPRCTVLLEAPHRIIEMAQALALLGDRSVTLAREITKQFEDIATMPASELASWLQASPNRVRGEFAIVLHPMAQLQGEGLDSEAERVLKLLLAELPTKAAVKLAAEITGASRNTLYDRALDLKREAEEE; from the coding sequence TTGACTACCTCTTTCGCATCGGCACTGACTGCCGCACATGAAGCGGCTGCTTCCCAGCATTATCCGCAGGCAGCCCTGTATGTGGTGGCGACGCCTATTGGCAATCTGGCCGACATTAGCCTGCGCTCTTTGCATGTGCTGCAAATGGTGGACTGCATTGCCTGCGAAGACACCCGCCACACGCAAGGCATGCTGCGCAGCTATGGCATAGACCGCCACGGCAGCCAGTTGCTGGCCGTACACCAGCACAATGAAGCAGAAGCCGCGCAGCAAGTCATAAGCCGCCTGCAGCAAGGCCAGCGCGTTGCCTATGTGAGCGATGCTGGCACACCAGGCGTTAGCGACCCCGGCGCACGTCTGTGCGCAGCGCTACAAATCGTGGGCCTGCGCAGCATTCCCCTGCCCGGTGCCAGCAGCGTGACCTCGGCCATCAGCGTGGCCGGAGCGGTGACTCCCACACATGGCGAAAGCGGCTTTGTGTTTGCCGGATTTTTGCCCACCAAGAATGCCGAGCGCTTAACAGCCGTACGCAAGCTCATCGACGAGCCGCGCTGCACGGTGCTGCTGGAAGCACCGCACCGCATTATCGAGATGGCGCAAGCGCTGGCCTTGTTGGGTGACCGCTCCGTGACACTGGCGCGCGAAATTACCAAGCAGTTTGAAGATATCGCCACCATGCCCGCGAGCGAGCTGGCCAGCTGGCTGCAGGCATCGCCTAACCGTGTGAGGGGTGAGTTCGCTATCGTGCTGCACCCTATGGCTCAGTTGCAAGGCGAGGGACTGGATTCTGAAGCGGAGCGCGTCCTGAAGCTTTTGCTGGCAGAGCTGCCCACCAAAGCCGCCGTCAAACTCGCAGCCGAGATTACAGGAGCGAGTCGCAACACTCTGTATGACCGTGCGCTTGACCTAAAGCGCGAGGCCGAAGAAGAATAA
- a CDS encoding Hsp70 family protein, which produces MANALTVPGTLGIDFGTSNSAAAYRVMGETARLLPLEAAATGMPTALFFNTEEFSTHYGRDAMQQYLAGEEGRLMRSLKSLLGSSLLLEKTAVHGQLMSYQDVIAIFLKRVADQARGSLNGALPERVVLGRPVHFVDGHPERDRQAQDALAAAARTAGLGEVSFQLEPIAAALDYEQRLSAEQLVLVVDIGGGTSDFTVVRLGPEQAKHEDRNQDILATTGVHIGGTDFDHRLNVAQVMPLLGYKHIGPNGREVPSGVFFDLSTWHLIQWLYTAKSLASARNLKPDYSDQQLHQRLMKVLDWREGHRLADAVEQAKIAASQSHAAAGIALDWLEDGLPAEISPQILEAQLQALLQQVVECAQDCVKQAGVTRPDAIYLTGGSSALRTLRDALRDAFPDVPQVEGDLFGGVATGLAYA; this is translated from the coding sequence ATGGCAAATGCATTGACTGTTCCCGGTACGCTGGGCATCGACTTTGGAACCTCGAACTCGGCTGCGGCTTACCGTGTAATGGGGGAGACGGCCCGTCTGCTGCCTCTTGAAGCTGCTGCGACGGGCATGCCCACAGCGTTGTTCTTCAATACTGAAGAGTTCAGCACGCATTACGGGCGTGATGCTATGCAGCAATATCTGGCGGGCGAAGAAGGCCGCTTGATGCGCTCGCTCAAAAGCCTGCTAGGCAGCAGTTTGCTGCTGGAAAAGACAGCGGTGCATGGCCAGTTGATGAGCTATCAGGACGTGATTGCTATCTTCCTTAAGCGTGTTGCGGATCAGGCGCGTGGATCGCTCAATGGAGCATTGCCCGAGCGTGTGGTGCTGGGTCGCCCTGTCCACTTTGTGGATGGCCATCCTGAACGTGACCGCCAAGCGCAAGATGCATTGGCCGCTGCAGCGCGCACTGCGGGCTTGGGTGAAGTGAGTTTTCAGCTTGAGCCAATTGCTGCGGCGCTGGACTATGAGCAACGCTTGAGCGCAGAGCAACTGGTGCTGGTTGTCGATATTGGCGGCGGTACCTCGGACTTTACCGTGGTGCGCTTAGGCCCAGAGCAGGCCAAGCACGAGGACCGCAATCAAGACATTCTGGCCACGACCGGCGTGCACATTGGCGGCACCGACTTTGACCACCGCCTGAACGTGGCCCAGGTCATGCCGCTACTGGGTTACAAGCACATTGGCCCTAACGGGCGTGAAGTGCCTAGCGGCGTGTTTTTTGATCTCTCAACCTGGCACCTGATTCAGTGGCTGTACACGGCCAAGTCTCTCGCGTCGGCGCGTAACCTCAAGCCTGATTACAGCGATCAGCAACTGCACCAGCGCTTGATGAAGGTGCTCGATTGGCGCGAGGGTCATCGCTTGGCTGATGCGGTGGAGCAGGCCAAGATTGCTGCGTCACAAAGTCATGCTGCCGCAGGCATTGCACTGGACTGGCTGGAAGATGGCTTGCCTGCAGAAATTTCGCCCCAAATACTAGAAGCGCAGTTGCAAGCACTTTTGCAGCAAGTGGTTGAGTGCGCGCAGGACTGTGTAAAGCAAGCCGGGGTGACGAGACCTGATGCCATCTACCTAACCGGCGGCTCGTCTGCCTTGCGTACTCTGCGCGATGCACTGCGAGATGCTTTCCCGGATGTGCCGCAAGTGGAGGGTGACTTATTCGGCGGCGTGGCGACTGGTTTGGCTTACGCTTAA
- a CDS encoding SIS domain-containing protein yields the protein MLEQRIQQHFIDSADLKYQAAQALSQPIAFAVQAMLACVTGGGKVLACGAGVSASDAQLFASLCVTGFERDRPELAALALTSDGGLLGSVGMTGSGGNASQYLARQVRALGQPGDLLLVMSVSGNDIAVQDALEAAHERDMMAVVLTGRTGGNLAAVVRETDVLICVPHDRAARVREAHTLILHCLADGVDSQLLGDQEMPL from the coding sequence ATGCTAGAGCAACGAATCCAACAGCATTTCATCGACAGTGCCGACCTGAAGTATCAGGCCGCCCAAGCGCTGAGCCAACCTATCGCCTTTGCCGTGCAAGCCATGTTGGCCTGCGTGACCGGGGGCGGCAAGGTATTGGCTTGCGGCGCAGGCGTTTCGGCCAGCGATGCCCAATTATTTGCTTCCCTGTGTGTCACAGGGTTTGAACGCGACCGCCCCGAGCTGGCTGCGCTGGCTTTGACGTCTGATGGTGGCCTGCTAGGCTCAGTCGGTATGACAGGCTCAGGCGGCAATGCCAGCCAATATTTGGCGCGACAGGTACGTGCGTTGGGGCAGCCCGGCGACTTGCTACTGGTCATGTCCGTGTCGGGCAATGACATTGCGGTGCAGGATGCGCTGGAGGCCGCCCATGAGCGCGACATGATGGCCGTGGTGCTGACAGGCCGCACAGGCGGTAATCTGGCCGCCGTGGTGCGCGAGACCGATGTACTGATCTGCGTGCCCCATGACCGCGCTGCCCGCGTGCGTGAAGCCCATACTTTGATCTTGCACTGTCTGGCTGACGGTGTGGACTCTCAATTGCTTGGTGATCAGGAGATGCCTTTATGA
- a CDS encoding FKBP-type peptidyl-prolyl cis-trans isomerase, translating into MKKIASALCVVFAMISGEAAQAAPVTTASGLIYESQVEGAGPSPKATDTVKVHYRGYFPDTGKEFDSSYARKQPIEFPLNGVIACWTEGVQKMKVGGKAKFTCPPSIAYGARGAGRAVPPNATLNFDLELLGIQGR; encoded by the coding sequence ATGAAAAAAATCGCATCCGCCCTTTGCGTCGTGTTTGCCATGATCTCGGGCGAAGCTGCTCAGGCTGCTCCAGTTACCACCGCTAGCGGCCTGATCTATGAAAGCCAGGTCGAGGGCGCAGGCCCCAGCCCCAAGGCAACGGACACCGTCAAGGTGCATTACCGTGGCTACTTTCCAGATACCGGCAAAGAGTTCGATAGCTCGTACGCACGCAAGCAGCCCATCGAGTTTCCGCTCAACGGCGTAATTGCTTGCTGGACTGAAGGTGTGCAAAAAATGAAGGTGGGCGGCAAGGCCAAGTTCACCTGCCCGCCAAGCATTGCCTACGGCGCCCGAGGCGCTGGCCGCGCTGTGCCGCCCAATGCCACGCTGAACTTTGATCTGGAACTGCTGGGCATTCAGGGGCGCTGA
- the rplQ gene encoding 50S ribosomal protein L17 → MRHGNGLRKLNRTSSHRKAMLQNMMNSLIEHEAIKTTVPKAKELRRVIEPMITLAKVDTVANRRLAFDRLRDRDSVTKLFNVLGPRNATRPGGYTRILKMGFRVGDNAPMAYVELVERAEEAVAAAE, encoded by the coding sequence ATGCGTCACGGCAACGGACTCCGCAAACTGAATCGTACTTCTTCGCACCGCAAGGCGATGCTGCAGAACATGATGAACTCGCTGATCGAACACGAAGCGATCAAGACCACAGTGCCTAAGGCCAAGGAACTGCGCCGTGTGATCGAGCCTATGATCACTTTGGCTAAGGTTGACACCGTGGCTAACCGCCGTCTGGCTTTTGACCGTCTGCGCGACCGCGACAGCGTGACCAAGCTGTTCAACGTGCTGGGTCCCCGCAACGCAACGCGTCCCGGTGGCTACACACGTATCCTGAAGATGGGCTTCCGCGTGGGCGACAACGCTCCTATGGCCTATGTTGAGCTGGTTGAGCGCGCTGAAGAAGCCGTCGCCGCTGCTGAATAA
- a CDS encoding PilT/PilU family type 4a pilus ATPase, with product MERDQASKFINDLLKLMVSRKGSDLFITSEFPPAIKIDGKVTKVSPQPLTQLHTLALARSIMNDKQVADFELTKECNFAISPAGVGRFRVNAFVQQGKVGMVLRTIPSTLPTIDGLGVPQVLKEVAMTKRGLCIMVGATGSGKSTTLAALVDWRNENSFGHIITIEDPVEFVHPHKNCIVTQREVGLDTEGWESALKNTLRQAPDVILMGEIRDRETMEHAVAFAETGHLCLATLHANSANQALDRIVNFFPEERRPQLLMDLSLNLRALVSQRLLPKQDSKGRVAAIEVMLNTPLISDLIFKGEVAEIKEIMKKSRNVGMQTFDQALFDLFEANLVTYEDALRNADSVNDLRLQIKLNSQRARTLDLAAGTEHLTIV from the coding sequence ATGGAACGCGATCAGGCCAGTAAATTTATCAACGATCTGCTCAAGCTCATGGTCAGCCGCAAAGGCAGTGACTTGTTCATCACCTCAGAGTTTCCTCCTGCCATCAAGATTGATGGCAAGGTAACCAAGGTATCGCCACAGCCCCTGACTCAGCTGCACACCTTGGCTCTGGCTCGTTCAATTATGAACGACAAGCAAGTTGCGGACTTTGAGCTGACCAAAGAGTGCAACTTCGCCATTTCGCCCGCTGGTGTGGGGCGTTTTCGTGTCAACGCCTTTGTGCAGCAGGGCAAGGTGGGCATGGTGCTGCGTACCATTCCCTCCACCTTGCCCACGATTGATGGCTTAGGCGTGCCTCAGGTGCTCAAGGAAGTGGCGATGACCAAGCGCGGCCTGTGCATCATGGTTGGCGCCACGGGCTCGGGTAAATCCACCACGCTGGCCGCCTTGGTGGACTGGCGCAATGAAAACTCCTTTGGTCACATCATCACCATTGAAGACCCGGTGGAATTTGTGCACCCACACAAGAACTGCATCGTTACCCAGCGCGAAGTGGGCCTGGATACCGAGGGCTGGGAATCTGCGCTGAAGAACACGCTGCGCCAAGCACCCGATGTGATTTTGATGGGCGAAATTCGCGACCGCGAGACCATGGAGCATGCCGTGGCCTTTGCCGAAACAGGTCACCTGTGTCTGGCCACACTGCACGCCAATAGCGCTAACCAAGCGCTAGACCGTATCGTCAACTTCTTCCCTGAAGAACGCCGCCCACAGTTGCTGATGGACTTGTCGCTGAACCTGCGGGCCCTGGTGTCACAGCGCCTCCTGCCCAAGCAAGACAGCAAGGGCCGTGTAGCCGCGATTGAGGTGATGCTCAACACCCCGTTGATCTCTGACCTGATCTTCAAGGGTGAAGTAGCCGAAATCAAAGAGATCATGAAAAAGAGCCGTAACGTAGGTATGCAGACCTTTGACCAAGCTCTGTTTGACCTGTTTGAGGCCAATCTCGTCACCTATGAAGATGCCTTGCGCAACGCTGACTCGGTCAACGACCTGCGCCTGCAAATCAAGCTCAACAGCCAGCGGGCGCGCACACTGGATTTGGCAGCCGGTACCGAGCATTTGACGATTGTGTAA
- a CDS encoding BON domain-containing protein — protein MKLQWTRVACAALTVAALGGALSGCVALVGGGAAVAGMSAVDRRTTGSQVEDQGIELRAGNRIGEVMGEKARASVTSYNRMVLLTGQAGNATDKAAIEKLVREQATVRQVYNEIEVAPFTATLGQRSKDTMLTGQVKASLLNAKDITSSAIKVVTENRVVYLMGIVTPRESKRAAEIARGVNDVTKVVRLFEVISEEELAAMKPEPAPVTEDRSSMN, from the coding sequence ATGAAGTTGCAGTGGACCCGCGTCGCTTGCGCCGCCTTGACCGTAGCCGCTTTGGGCGGTGCTTTGAGTGGCTGTGTGGCCTTGGTGGGCGGCGGTGCCGCCGTGGCCGGCATGTCGGCTGTTGACCGTCGCACGACGGGATCGCAAGTGGAAGATCAAGGCATTGAGCTGCGCGCAGGCAACCGCATCGGTGAAGTGATGGGCGAGAAGGCCCGCGCAAGCGTCACTAGCTATAACCGCATGGTGCTGCTGACGGGCCAAGCTGGCAACGCCACGGATAAGGCGGCGATCGAAAAGCTGGTGCGTGAGCAAGCGACCGTGCGTCAGGTGTATAACGAGATCGAAGTCGCGCCATTTACAGCTACGTTGGGTCAGCGCTCTAAAGACACCATGCTTACTGGCCAAGTTAAGGCGAGTTTGTTGAATGCGAAAGACATCACGTCGTCGGCCATCAAGGTAGTGACCGAGAACCGAGTGGTCTACCTCATGGGCATTGTTACCCCGCGTGAATCCAAGCGCGCTGCCGAGATTGCACGTGGTGTCAATGATGTCACCAAGGTGGTGCGACTGTTTGAAGTCATCTCTGAAGAAGAACTGGCGGCCATGAAGCCCGAGCCAGCGCCTGTGACTGAGGACAGGTCCAGCATGAATTGA
- a CDS encoding YraN family protein, translating into MDFLGKRPQRPAVKPVDSTTARGQLAEDAALAYLQAQGLKLVERNYRTPGRGGGEIDLIVRDRDGSLVFVEVRSRNTDRFGGAAGSIGQTKQRRIALAAGHYLMRMVVPPPCRFDVVLVDSSHSPAAIEWLKAAFDAM; encoded by the coding sequence ATGGATTTCCTTGGAAAGCGGCCGCAAAGGCCTGCCGTCAAGCCTGTGGATAGCACCACCGCGCGAGGCCAGTTGGCCGAAGATGCGGCGCTGGCCTATTTGCAGGCTCAGGGCTTAAAGCTCGTTGAGCGCAATTATCGGACGCCGGGCCGTGGTGGCGGTGAAATAGATTTGATCGTGCGTGACCGTGACGGGTCTTTGGTGTTTGTTGAGGTCAGAAGCCGCAATACCGACCGCTTTGGCGGTGCCGCTGGCAGCATAGGCCAGACTAAGCAGCGGCGCATTGCGCTGGCCGCCGGGCATTACCTGATGCGCATGGTTGTGCCGCCGCCATGCCGCTTTGATGTGGTGTTGGTAGACAGCTCGCATAGCCCCGCAGCGATTGAATGGCTGAAAGCGGCCTTTGATGCGATGTAG
- a CDS encoding bifunctional GNAT family N-acetyltransferase/nucleoside diphosphate kinase regulator, with amino-acid sequence MSKPFIALCPEITRTHALNLMDWLEDESVVQFLSDSRDVSRSISQVLQRVQLPILTHLFNRGGRFFMAYDGDDRPVGFVRLIKTGADCEIVLVIGERDNWGRKLGSSALREGLKLAFFDMRAERLIAKIHTQNTRSLKAFMRSGFLLDSESSTTQSLSLSAGNYLRLLREGVGVDTSALYVTEIDKARLLSLIGVERGPTVVDLEHEVERAILVEPQRVAPDVVTMNSRALLRLDDQALEVALVYPEDADGQAGNVSVCSDLGTAILGYKEGDAIDWRVSNRCRRISIDKVLYQPEAAGDFHL; translated from the coding sequence ATGAGCAAGCCTTTCATTGCGCTGTGTCCGGAGATCACGCGGACCCATGCGCTAAACCTTATGGACTGGCTGGAAGACGAAAGCGTCGTCCAGTTCCTCAGCGATTCCCGTGATGTCTCGCGCAGCATCTCCCAAGTGCTGCAGCGGGTTCAACTCCCCATTCTCACGCACCTGTTCAACCGCGGTGGCCGCTTCTTCATGGCCTACGACGGCGATGACCGACCCGTGGGCTTTGTGCGGCTGATCAAGACCGGCGCGGACTGCGAGATCGTGCTGGTCATCGGCGAGCGTGACAACTGGGGGCGCAAGCTGGGCAGCAGTGCCTTGCGCGAAGGCCTGAAGCTGGCCTTCTTCGATATGCGCGCCGAGCGGCTGATCGCCAAAATTCACACACAGAACACGCGCTCGCTCAAGGCCTTCATGCGCTCGGGCTTCCTGCTCGACAGCGAGTCGAGTACCACCCAGTCGCTATCGCTAAGCGCAGGCAACTACCTGCGCTTGCTGCGCGAAGGGGTTGGCGTAGACACGTCAGCGCTGTACGTCACGGAGATCGACAAGGCCCGGCTGCTGAGCCTGATCGGGGTCGAACGTGGCCCCACGGTCGTGGACCTGGAGCATGAAGTCGAGCGCGCAATCCTCGTCGAGCCGCAGCGCGTGGCACCGGACGTGGTCACGATGAACTCACGGGCACTACTCAGGCTAGACGACCAAGCGCTCGAGGTAGCTTTGGTCTACCCCGAAGACGCCGATGGCCAGGCGGGCAATGTCTCCGTCTGCTCGGACCTTGGCACCGCAATCCTTGGCTACAAGGAAGGCGATGCCATCGATTGGCGCGTGTCCAACCGCTGCCGTCGGATTTCCATCGACAAGGTGCTCTACCAGCCGGAGGCGGCGGGGGATTTTCACCTTTAG
- a CDS encoding YggS family pyridoxal phosphate-dependent enzyme, giving the protein MTTIELNLGQIHARMAAACAQANRCVTSVQLLAVSKTFGADAVREAVLAGQRSFGENYIQEAVEKIAAVRAMQLAGAEALEWHCIGPIQSNKSRLVAENFDWAQTVDRLKIAERLSAQRPEGMAPLNICIQVNVDGGSTKSGVMPADVLALAEAIVKLPRLVLRGVMSIPDDTPDFEAQCDLHKRAAAIFDAIKASAMPGLERFDTLSMGMTGDLEAAVTAGSTMVRVGSGIFGKRSYAAASQ; this is encoded by the coding sequence ATGACGACGATTGAACTCAATCTGGGGCAGATTCATGCCCGCATGGCTGCAGCTTGTGCTCAGGCAAACCGTTGCGTGACATCGGTACAACTGCTGGCCGTTTCCAAAACCTTTGGCGCTGATGCGGTGCGCGAGGCGGTGCTCGCCGGCCAACGCAGCTTTGGCGAGAACTATATACAGGAGGCGGTAGAAAAAATTGCAGCGGTGCGCGCCATGCAGTTGGCTGGCGCAGAAGCCTTGGAATGGCACTGCATTGGCCCCATCCAAAGCAACAAGTCGCGGTTAGTGGCCGAGAACTTTGACTGGGCGCAGACCGTGGACCGGCTCAAGATTGCCGAGCGCTTGTCTGCCCAGCGGCCCGAGGGTATGGCGCCGCTCAATATATGTATTCAGGTCAATGTGGATGGCGGCTCTACCAAATCGGGCGTAATGCCTGCGGATGTGCTGGCGCTGGCTGAAGCGATTGTGAAGCTGCCCCGTCTGGTGCTGCGCGGCGTTATGAGCATTCCGGATGACACTCCTGATTTTGAAGCGCAATGTGATCTACACAAAAGGGCTGCGGCCATATTTGATGCTATTAAAGCCAGTGCCATGCCGGGCTTGGAGCGCTTTGACACTTTGTCCATGGGTATGACGGGCGACCTAGAGGCTGCAGTAACAGCGGGCAGCACCATGGTGCGCGTTGGCAGTGGAATCTTTGGCAAACGCAGCTACGCAGCCGCAAGCCAATAA